TTGGACGAGGTCCGGACCGTGACAGATGGTCTGCCCGTTGGCGTCGAAGACAAACAGGTCGCTCGCCTCGAAGGACAGGTTGAGTTCGTCGCCATTGGTGACGTCTCCGAAGGTGGCGGACACGGCGTCGACGGCCGTGCCGTCGTTCGTGTAGCCGTGGACGACGAACTCGGTGCCGAGCTGTTCGATGACTTCGGCGGTGACGTCGAGGTCGTACGTGCCACCGTCCGCCGAGAGATACTGGGGGCGGATGCCGACCGTGACGCGCTCGCCGACACGATTCGCGAACTGTTCGGCCCGCACGACGACATCGAACGCCGGTGCGCTGAGGACGTACTCGTCTGTGGACGCTTCGACGGTCGCCGCCAGGAGGTTCGTCGACGGTGTGCCGATAAACTCCGCGACGTACGCGGAGACTGGCCGGTCGAACAACTCGCCTGGTGGTGCGAACTGCTCCAGCCGCCCCTCGTTCAGGAGGATCACCTGATCACTCATCGTCATCGCCTCGGTCTGGTCGTGTGTGACGTAGACGACCGTTGCGTCGAGCTCTTGATGAAGGCGCTGGACCTCAACGCGAAGCTCGGCTTTGAGCTTCGCGTCCAAGTCACTCATCGGTTCGTCCAGCAGGAGAACGTCGGGGTCTTGGACGAAAGCTGATCCGAGCGCCACGCGCTGCTGTTGGCCACCCGAAAGCTCCGCCGGCATCTTCTCAAGTTGCTCGGTAATCTGGAGTGTAGCCGCCGCCTCGTCGATGAGCTCGTCGCGTTCGGCTTTCGGAACCCCTTGGATCTTGAGACCGTATCCGATATTCTCGCGGACGGTCATGTGGGGGTAGAGCGCGATCGACTGGAACACCATCGCGCAGTTACGCTCCTGTGGCGACTGATCGGTGACGTCCTCGTCACCGAACGCGATGCGGCCGCTCGACGGCGTCTCCAGCCCCGCAATCATGCGGAGCGTGGTCGTCTTTCCGCAGCCGGACGGCCCGACGAGCGTTGTGAACGAGCCCTCCGGAATCGACAGTGTGAGGTCGTTGACGGCGACATGGACCGTGCCGGCTGTGTTGTACTCTTTACGTACCGTATCGAAGTGGATTGGTCGTGCCATTATTCGAGCCCTCCAACGTTGAAGCCCTGCAGCAAGTAGTTCTGAAGGAACAGTGCAATGAGGAACGGCGGAATGCAGATGAGAAGCGACACCGCCATTGTCTCCCCCCAGCCGATGCTGACGCGGTCGAGGAACAGACTCGCTCCGACGGTAATCGTGTACATCTCGTCTTGGCTCATCACGACGCGTGCCATCGTGTAGTCGTTCCACGCAACGGCGAACGAAAAGATCGCTGCGGAAACGTACCCTGGCCGCGCGACCGGGAGCACGACGTCCCAGAGCGTCCGGGTGCGACTCGCACCGCGAACCCACGCCGATTCCTCGAGCGAGATCGGTACAGTCTGGAAGTACTGCCACATCAACCAGATCGTGAACGGTGCCGAGATGCCCGTCAGTGCCAGCGTCAGCGCAAAGTAACTGTTCAGCATGCCAAGCGTGAAGAAGATGACGTACAGCGGAATCGCGAGTACGATCGGGCTGAACATATACGAGAACAACACCGCACGTGCCGCCATCGTCTTCCCTCTGAAGTCGAAGCGTGTGAGGCCGTAACCGGCCGCCACCGCAAGCGATGTCGAGAGGATGGTCGAAGAGACCGTCACGATTAGACTGTTCGTGAAGTACTGGACGGTCGCGGTTTCTTCGAACAGGACCGCGAAGTTCCGAAACGTGACCGAGTCGACGAGGAGATTCACGTCACCGCCGGCGAATACCGTCTGGGGTGCTTGGACCGCAACAGCCACCATCACGTACACGGGGATAGTCACGAAGATGGCGACCAGTACCGCGACCACGACGAGCGAGACACGTTTAACCCGCGCCTGGACACGTTGGGGGACGTACGACCCTGCCGCGCCTTCGCCGAGGGCCATCAGGCCGCCACCTCCTCCTCGGGAGTGAAGAGTCTAAAGTAGACGACAGCGACCATCGCGAGCAGGAAGAACATGATCCCTGCCAATGCGGTGGCGCCCCCGAAGTTCACCTCGTTGAACGCGAGTTCGTACACGCGAATCGGGAGCGTGGTCGTTGCGTCGAGCGGACCACCTCTGGTGGCGAGGTAGATGATATCGAACTTGTTGAACATCCAAATCCCGCGGACGAGGAGGATGATGAGGATGGCCCCGCGGAGGTGCGGAATCGTGATATCACGGAACGATTGCCACGACGACGCACCCTCAACGCGGGCGCGCTCGTAGAGGTTCGGATCAATCGCTTGGAGACGTGCGAGCAGGATGAAGAACGCGAACGAACCAAACTTCCAGACGCTCGTGATTGCGACGGCCGGCATCGCCCACTGGAGTGTCGAGAAGAACGCGATGGGTTCGTCGATGACACCGAAGTCAAGCAGCCACTGGTTAATGACGCCGAGGTTCGGGTCGAAGAGGAACTGCCAGATGAAGATGACGACGAGCGTCGGCAGGAGGTACGGGAAAATCATCATCGTCCGAAGGACGTTCCCACCCTTAATCTGCTGATTGACGACCAACGCGAGCGCGAGTCCGAGCAGGAGACTGAACACCGTTGTCGAGACGGCGTAGACGACGCTGTTCCAGAGGAACGTCAGGAAGTCCGGTGCGGTCAAGATTTCGGCGTAGTTCTCCAGCCCGACGAAGACGCTCGCGCCGGTCGGGTCGGTGAACAGGCTCATCCCGAGCGCGTAGAGTATCGGAACCGCCCACACGACGATGAAGAACGTTACGAGGGGGACGAACGTCGCTAACAGCAGCAGGCGACGCTCGTCGATGTCTGCGAGCCGTGTCGAAAGAGACGTCGAGGTACTCATTGCGGAGAGATACCTGAGTTAGCCCTGGAGTGCCCGGAGTTCCTCCGCGAGCCAGTCGACAGTCTCACTTGGCGAGAGCCCGCCGACGAGTAGTTGGTCGGCGGCTTCGCCGAACTTCTGCTGACCGTAGGCGTCCGCGGCAACGATGTTCGGAGCGTTGTCGTCACCGGTCGCGAGAACGGTCGTGAACGCATCCCAGTTCTCGCGAACCAGGTCCATGACCTCGGAGTTGTTCTGAACTGTTTCGTTGGTGGTGTACGCCTCACTGTCGAGTCCCTCGCGCGTCGGCGGGAACTGGAACAGCGGTGCGGAGAGCAGGAAGTCCATGAACCTGTCTGACTCGTTGAAGAATTTGACGAACTCGCGAGCGCCGTCGGTCGCCTCGCCATCGGCCCAGACGACGTGGCCCTCCATGTACGCCCACCATTTGTCCTGTTCTTTGCCGTCAGGGACGGGGAACGCGGTCGGAGACAGTCTCTCAGCGAGGTCGGGACGGTTCCCCATGATGGTGAGAATCGGGAGCCCACCGACGCTCATTGCGGCGGCGGCGTTCTCCTGCTGGAGGGCGGAGATCGCATCGCCCCACTCCCAGCCCGAGCCGTTCGGCGCGTATTCGGCCATCGACGCGAGCCACTCGAACGTCTCGACCGCGCGAGTCCGGTTTTCTCCTTGATCGATAGTGACCTCGATATCGCCTTCTGGACCGCTGTAGATGTCGACATCGTTCTGCCAGAGCGTCTGTGTGACCGAGGTATCGGCGTTGTTCGTGTTCCCGGACTGGACGACGTAGCCATTGATGTCCTCCTCCTCGCTCGCGCGCTGGGCCTCGGAAAGCCAGTTCTCCCAGGTCGTCGGGTTCTCCTCGTAGATGTCGTTCCGGTACCACCCCATCAAGGGTTCGACCATCGTCGGGACGAAGTACGATTCGCCGCCGACGTTCACGGGGTCCGGAAGGCCGGTTCCCTGGACGGCGTCCGTGACTGGTGCGGCATTGCCGTCACGCTGGTAGCGGTACGCGTCTGAAGCGGTGTCGAAGACGATGTCCGGCGGGTTGTTCGCGGCCCGCATTTTCTGTAACTGCTCGTCGGTCGATGTCCCTTTTGCGGTGTACGTGACGTCGACTGTGTAGTCGTACTCGTCTTCGAACTCCGAGATGATTTGGTCAATGACGTCCTTCGAGTCCCCGCGGTCCGAGAGGTAAGTGATGGTGCTCGAGGTGTCGCTCCCGCCGCCTCCACCGCCCCCTCCATCGCTCTCTCCACCGCTCTCTCCATCGCTGCTCCCACCGCCGCTGGTATCCCCACCGCCACCGTCGCTGCTACCGTTGCCAAGACATCCTGCAAGGCCGATTGTCGCTGTGGTGCCCGCTGCTGTGAGGAACGCACGCCGAGACCGGTGTCTCCGAGACATAACCTCTACTTTTCCACTTAATCATGAACGTCTTTGGCCTACATGTGTAGGTCAGTTAAATAGGGTCGGCTGCTCCAGAACCATTGCCAGTTGCCGTGCCAGCAGGTGTGTGACTCGACGCCATGGTGAGCCGGATAGCTAACTCTCAAGAGACGAGGAGGTATGCAACCCCCCGTCACTGTTCGTGCCACTTCGCTGTTCACCCTCGAGTGCGCTGGCTAGGAGCTGGGCCTCCGCCTTCCGTAGGTGCTCGAGGAATGTCGAGTGCGCGATATCAAGCTCTGCCGCGAGCGTTTCGGCATCTGCCGCTCGGGGCCAATCGTAGTATCCCTCTGCGAGCGCGAGCGTGACGACCTCGGTCTGTCGGTCTGACAGCAGCGTCTCTGACGAGTTGTACGGTAACAACTGCATGACCTCGACCGATCCGAACTCTCGAAGCTCTTGGACGATGTTCCGAAGGTCGTCCCGACGATAGACGACGATATCGAAGATGCGCTCTGTCCCGTTCACGCGGTCCCACCACTGCATCATCCCATGGTTATTCCGGATAATCGGCAGCGCACCACACGAGCGCTTCGTGAGTTTCACGTGGGTTCCACCGACCCGGTCGACGGTGCGGACCTGCTCCGATGCCTCGAACAACCGCACGAACTCGTCGACGTTGTCCCCGGCATCGATAACAAACTTGATGTGCTCGTCGTCAATCACCTCCTCGTAGTTGACCGTGAACGCTGTATCCCAGCGGGCAGTCACCTCACTTAGGATACAGTCCGTCTCCATATCGAGGTAGAGTTTCGCACGAAGCATTCGCATACGCTGGACGCCGAACGCAAATGAGTGTTTCCAGAAACGTCGAGGTTCGACCTCGAAGACTTACCATCCAACTGTCCTGGGACTTGGCGCTATCCTGAACTGGAATTCGGAGTACACTGTTTTTTGTGTCGACCCAGTCGACCGAGGCCTTGCCGACTTCGACCAGTCGGAGTTCGGCATCCAAACTGGTCCAAACCAACGAAGGCACTTTCCAACTATTCGCGCGCTCCCAATCTGTCCGAGTAACCTCGGACTTCGGCCTCTCGAACCGTTGGGCGAGATACTGCTTCCATCGGTCGCGTTCACTGGGAGTTACGTTCGAGTTGAGGTCCCCTGGCAATACTGCTAACCGCCAGACAGCGGTCTATTCTCCAGCTCTTCCGAATCCACTTGCCCTGTGCCATCGGTGGATATGACCATCGGTCACAGTCGAAACCCGGAGACGGCGGCAGGAAGGGATGCTCCGTCAGGGATTCGAACCCTGGTCCTTGCCGTGAGAGGGCAAGATGATTGGCCGGACTACACCAACGGAGCGTATCTGAAAAATACGTTGAGACAGGTAAAACAGTTCCGTTTCATCGCCACCGTGCGGCGGTTTGACGCACCGGCGGTGGACTCCTCGCACGCGAATCACCGGGCGTCCTCACCACGCCGGCTCAGTCGCGGCGACGGGGGGCGACGCCCGGCAGGATCGCTTCCCTGTGGCGCGTGTACGGCGTCGCGTAGTCGGTTCGCCTCGGCGGCGCACACCCCGCGTCCGTCGTCGATGGTGTCGGTCCGTCGCGGGTCGCGGGGGTCCTGTCGGGCAAGATCGGGACCAGGGGCTGAACGTCGGTCGTCGGGCGATTCATCCCGGTGTCGGTCGGCTCGAAACTCATGTGTTCGGTGGGTTGTCGTCGGTCGGTCGAAGTCGGTGCGTATCGGCCGGAGTGGCACACGTCCGGGGTCGAGAACTAGTCGCGTCCCGATACGGACTCGGTCATCGTGAGTCGTCCAACGTCCCGAACCCACATCAATCTTAATGATCGTTCATGATATGCGACGCGCGTGGGAGAACCTGAAGTACCCCGCGCGTGAGGCGGTGATGTGCACGATCTATCGACACGAACGGTCCTGGTGACCGGCGCGAGTTCGGGTATCGGCGAGGCGACGGCACACGCGTTCGCCCGCGAGGGCGCGTCGGTCGCGCTGGCGGCCCGACGCGCGGGCCGCCTCGAGGAGATCGCCGCCGACCTCGCGGCGTACGACGTCGAGACGCTCGTCGTGCCGACCGACGTGCGCGACGAGAGCCAGGTGGCGACGATGATCGACCGGACCGTCGACGCGTTCGGCACGCTCGACGTCCTCGTGAACAACGCCGGCCTCGGACGGGGGTCGGACGTGGAGTCGCTGTCGACCGACCAGTACCGCCAGATGATGGACACTAACGTCGACGGCTGCTTCTTCGCGACGCGCGCGGCGCTTCCGCACCTCCGCGACGCCGACGGCACGCTCGTCTTCGTGGGGAGTTTCGCCGGTCAGTACCCCCGCGGTTTCAACCCGGTGTACGCGGCGAGCAAGTGGTGGCTCCGCGGCTTCGCCCACAGCGTCGCCGCCCAGGTGGGCGAGTTGGGCGTTGGCGTCACGGTCGTCAACCCCAGCGAGGTCCGCACGGAGTTCGGGAGCGAGGACGGCGACCCGTTCGAAGAGCGGTTCGACGCCGGGGAGGTCACAGAACCCGAGGAGGTTGCAGACGCCATCCTCTTCGCCGCGCGCCAGGACGGCTCGACGGTCCAGGAACTCGACATCTACCGTCGCGACAAGTTCAGCGAGATCTAATCTGAGCTGATCTGCGCCCTGAGCTGATCTGATCTGTGCCCGCCCGACGACGCCTCGCGACCGCTACCCGTCGATGGCCCGCGTCTCGCCGACCGTGACCGGGTCGCCGACGACCAGTTCCCGGGTTTCGGCGTCACCGTCGACGCACGTGTTGACCATCAGCCGGAACTGGTGGTCGAACCAGTCCCCGCCGCTCCACGGCGGCATCGTCTCCCGGCGACGCTCGACGAACCGTTCGCGGAAACCGTCGGTCTCCGCGCCGGTGTCGGGGTCGCGGGAGGGGACGACGCAGCGCTGACACGGGTTCACGCCCGCGAACTCGACGCCGCCGATCGAGAAGGAGACGACGTGGTCGCGGTCGGCGAAGAGCCGGTCCTCCCAGAACGCCGGCACGCCGCCGAGTTCGAGGTTCGCACGGAGCCGTCGCCGCATCCCCTCGGCGGTGATCGACGGGAACCACGAGGCCACCTCTTCGATCGTCGCCGTCGAGACCACGGTCGGGCCCGCGGCCGCGGTGTCGTCGGGGAAGCCGCCCGCGTCGTCCCGCCGGAGGGAGACGGGGTAGCCGAAGTACGCCGAGAGCCACTCCGTGATATCGTCGCGGTCGCCGGCGTTTGCATCCTCGTTCCCGTCCGCACCGAGCGCGAACGTCCGTTCCGTCCGATCGGGAGCCGACAGCCGAAGCGTTCGCCGATCGGGGTCGAACGCGCTGTCGAGCCGGTGGATCGCCCGTTCGCGCTTGCCGTTGACGTACGCGCCGTCGGCGTCGACGAGCGCGTACTCGCGGTCGAGTTCGAGCCCCTCACCCGCGAAGCCGGTGCGGTCGCGTTCGAGCCCGTCGAGCGACTTGACCGGGTAGACGGTGATGCGGGCGAGGTGTGGGTCGCCGTCGGCGGTCACTCGCTGTCGGCGTCGTCGGGCTGGAGTTCGGCGAGCACGTCGCCCACCTCCTCGACGGAGAGGTGCCGGTAACCCTCGCTCGTCACGACGGCGACGCTGGCCTCCTCGGGAGCGAGGGAGTCGACGCCGGTGAGCAACGCCTCGATGGCGAGCGTCACGGCGTCGTCGACGGAGAGTTCGGTCGTCCACTCGTCTTCGAGGAACTCCTGAATCTCGCCTCGGGAGCCGCCGATGGCGACCGCCTTCCACTCCTGGGGCGTGCCGGAGGGGTCGGTCGCGAACAGCCCCGCCTCGTCGCCGTCCATCCCGCCGATGAGCAGCGACGCGCCGTACGGCCGGGTGCCGCCGAACTGCGTGCTCTCTTGGATGTCGTCGGTGAGCGCCTTGGTGAGCGTCTCCAGCCCGATCGGTTCGCCGTAGCGCAGGCGGTTGGTCTGACACTCCAGTCGCGCGTCGTCGACGAGCTGGCGGGCGTCGGCGACGTGGCCGGCGCTGGCGGCCCCGATCCGGTCGTCGAGTTTGTGGAGCTTCTCGACGCTCTCGGTCTCCATGAGCGACGAACTCGTCCGAGTCTGTGCGGCGAGAACGACCCCGTCGGACGCGCGAACGCCGACGGCGGGTGCGCCACGCTTGACTGCCTCGCGCGCGTACTCGACCTGGTAGATCCGGCCGTCCGGCGAGAACAGCGACGTCCCCCGGTCGTACGCCTGCTGGTCGTTGCGCTTCATTACCATCCTTTCGGCCCTACGCACGGATAAAGGCTCCCGAGGCGGCGGCGGTACCCGTCTCCGACGGCGTTTAATCCCTGCACCAGCCTCACGACCGCCACCCCCCGCACGAGGCCTGTCGTCAGTCAGTGCCGGCTGTCGCCTCCCGGGGCGGCGACGACCAGCACACGGTGACGACAGACCGTCTCAGCCGTCGTCGAGGACGGTCACCTCGGCGTCCGGCGCGTTCTGCTTGACGCTCTCGAGCCCCTGCCGCGCCTTCTGTCTAGACGCGTACCCCTCGCCACAGTCGGCGAGCACGTTGCCGTTGTCGTGGACGAGCCGCCAGCGGTGGTCGCCGGCGCGGTCGACGTACAGTTCGAACCTCGCCTTGCTCATGCCCGCCGTTCGACACGAACGCTGAAAAGGCCTCCTGCCACGCTCCCCGAGGTGCGAGGTCGCGGCGGCCCAGCCGGCGCTCTGGCTCACGATACGTTCACGGTTCGTTCGTATATCTCCTCTCGAATCACGAATCCAGATAAGGTGATAAGCTCTCGGCACCGAGTGGGAGCATGAGTACCCGCAAGGAGGAACACTTCAAAGAGACGGACGCACAGGCGCGCTTCGAGTTCAGAAAGGAACAGCGCGCGGCGTTCGTCGCCGACAAGGGGCTGACCGAGGAGACGGTGCGCCTCATCTCCGCGGACAAGGGCGAACCGGAGTGGATGCTCCAGCGCCGCCTGCGCGCGCTGCGGACGTTCGACGCCATGCCGATGCCTACCGGGTGGCCGAACCAGCCCGACCTCTCGGACGTCGACGTCGACGCCATCGTCCCGTACATCCGGCCCGACGTCGAGGTCCGCGGCGGCGTCCGCGACTGGAACGACCTCCCGGAAGACATCAAGGACACGTTCGACAAACTGGGGATCCCCGAGGCAGAGAAGAACGCGCTCTCGGGGGTCGGCGCACAGTACGAGTCCGAGATCGTCTACCAGAACATGCGCGAGGAGTGGGAGTCGCTCGGCGTGGTGTTCATGGACATGGACAGGGCGGTCAGGGAACACCCGGAACTCGTCGAGGAGTACTTCATGACGAAGTGCGTCCCGCCCACCGACAACAAGTTCGCCGCCCTCCACGGCGCGATCTGGTCGGGCGGGTCGTTCGTCTACGTCCCCGAGGGGGTCCACCTTGACATGCCCATCCAGGCGTACTTCCGGATGAACTCGGCGGGCATGGGCCAGTTCGAGCACACGCTCATCGTCGCCGAGGAGGGGAGCGAGGTCCACTACATCGAGGGTTGTTCCGCGCCCAAGTACTCCGCGTTCAACCTTCACTCCGGCTGCGTGGAGGTGTTCGTGAAGGAGGACGCTCACGTCCAGTACTCGACAGTGCAGAATTGGTCGAAGAACACGTACAACCTCAACACCAAGCGCGCCATCGTCGGGAAGAACGGACGGATGGAGTGGATCTCGGGCTCGATGGGCTCGAAGGCCACCATGCTCTACCCGGCGACGATCCTCAACGGGCGCGGTGCCTCGGACAACCACATCACAATCGCGTTCGCCTCGCGCGGGCAGGACATCGACACGGGTGCGAAAGTGTACCACAACGCTCCCGAGACGAAGTCGACGATCGTCTCGAAGTCGATCGCACGCGAGGGGGGCCGTACGAACTACCGGGGCCTGGTCCGCATCGCCGACGGCGCACACGACTCGTCGTGCACCGTCGAGTGTGACGCGCTGATGTTCGACAACGACTCGCTCTCGGATACGATGCCCCACATCGAGATCATGGAAGAGCGCGTCGACGTGGCCCACGAGGCCACCGTGGGCAAGATCGGCGACGAAGACGTCTTCTACCTCCAGTCGCGCGGGCTGGGCGACGACGACGCCAAGCAGCTGATCGTCTCGGGCTTCATCGAGCCCATCACGAGGGAGCTCCCGATCGAGTACGCGGTCGAACTCAATCGGCTGGTGGAACTGGAGATGGAAGGCAGCCTCGGCTGATTCCGCAGGTCAACGTCAACCCTCGAAGAAGGCGTCGACGAGCTTTCCTTCGGCCGCACGGAGGTGCTGGTGGTAGGTGGCGGGGGCCACGCCGAGCGCCTCGGCGAGTTCCTGTGCCGTACTCCCGCGGCGCGGCCAGTCGTAGTAACCGCCCGCCCGGGCCGCCCGGAGCGCGGCGAGCTGTTTCTCGGTGAGCGGGCGGGCCGTGTCGCCGCCGGCGTCGGCGACCCGATCGCCGATGGCTCCGTTCGTCCCGCCCGACCGGCGTTCCTGCAGTTTGCGGACGAGCGTCGTCTCGGGGTAGTCGTCGCTCACCCTGGCGACGAGCCGTCGCACGTCCGACTCCGTCGGCAGTTCGACAACGAGCCGCCCCTTGCCGTCGGCCGACGACAGCGTGCGGACGTGAGTGCCCTGTCGTTCGAGGACGAGCGCGGGCGAACTGTCCGCGACGCGCACCTCCAGCCGGAGCGCGTCGTTCGTCGAGACGACCCGACAGCCGTCGACGGCGTCGACGGCCTCGACGGTCCGCCGAACCTCGTCGTGATCCCAGTCGTCGCGCTCGTCGTCCGGCTCCGTCACGGTGAGATAACAGGTGTGTCGCCCGTCGGACAGCGGGACGAGCGTCGTCACGGTCACCGTCGCCGAGAGCGCCCGGCTCAGTTCGTTGAACACGTCGTCGGCGTCGCCGACAGTGAACTCCAGCGAGACCACCTCGTCGACGTGGAGGAGCCGACGGGCCGTCACGGCCGTGATCGCCTTCCCGACCGTCTCGCCGAGGTCGTCGAGGATATGCTGTTCGCCGCCGACGAGCACCGGCGACCCGTCGGTCCGGTCCGCACCGACGAGCAACACGCCGTGGACCATCCCGGCGTACGCCAGGGGGAAACAGCCGAAGACGCCGACGTCGACGCCCTCGTGTTCGGACTGAGCGTCCCGCAGGT
This Salinigranum marinum DNA region includes the following protein-coding sequences:
- the psmA gene encoding archaeal proteasome endopeptidase complex subunit alpha — translated: MKRNDQQAYDRGTSLFSPDGRIYQVEYAREAVKRGAPAVGVRASDGVVLAAQTRTSSSLMETESVEKLHKLDDRIGAASAGHVADARQLVDDARLECQTNRLRYGEPIGLETLTKALTDDIQESTQFGGTRPYGASLLIGGMDGDEAGLFATDPSGTPQEWKAVAIGGSRGEIQEFLEDEWTTELSVDDAVTLAIEALLTGVDSLAPEEASVAVVTSEGYRHLSVEEVGDVLAELQPDDADSE
- a CDS encoding helix-turn-helix domain-containing protein, yielding MLRAKLYLDMETDCILSEVTARWDTAFTVNYEEVIDDEHIKFVIDAGDNVDEFVRLFEASEQVRTVDRVGGTHVKLTKRSCGALPIIRNNHGMMQWWDRVNGTERIFDIVVYRRDDLRNIVQELREFGSVEVMQLLPYNSSETLLSDRQTEVVTLALAEGYYDWPRAADAETLAAELDIAHSTFLEHLRKAEAQLLASALEGEQRSGTNSDGGLHTSSSLES
- a CDS encoding MOSC domain-containing protein — encoded protein: MTADGDPHLARITVYPVKSLDGLERDRTGFAGEGLELDREYALVDADGAYVNGKRERAIHRLDSAFDPDRRTLRLSAPDRTERTFALGADGNEDANAGDRDDITEWLSAYFGYPVSLRRDDAGGFPDDTAAAGPTVVSTATIEEVASWFPSITAEGMRRRLRANLELGGVPAFWEDRLFADRDHVVSFSIGGVEFAGVNPCQRCVVPSRDPDTGAETDGFRERFVERRRETMPPWSGGDWFDHQFRLMVNTCVDGDAETRELVVGDPVTVGETRAIDG
- a CDS encoding sugar ABC transporter permease, which produces MSTSTSLSTRLADIDERRLLLLATFVPLVTFFIVVWAVPILYALGMSLFTDPTGASVFVGLENYAEILTAPDFLTFLWNSVVYAVSTTVFSLLLGLALALVVNQQIKGGNVLRTMMIFPYLLPTLVVIFIWQFLFDPNLGVINQWLLDFGVIDEPIAFFSTLQWAMPAVAITSVWKFGSFAFFILLARLQAIDPNLYERARVEGASSWQSFRDITIPHLRGAILIILLVRGIWMFNKFDIIYLATRGGPLDATTTLPIRVYELAFNEVNFGGATALAGIMFFLLAMVAVVYFRLFTPEEEVAA
- a CDS encoding ABC transporter substrate-binding protein; amino-acid sequence: MSRRHRSRRAFLTAAGTTATIGLAGCLGNGSSDGGGGDTSGGGSSDGESGGESDGGGGGGGGSDTSSTITYLSDRGDSKDVIDQIISEFEDEYDYTVDVTYTAKGTSTDEQLQKMRAANNPPDIVFDTASDAYRYQRDGNAAPVTDAVQGTGLPDPVNVGGESYFVPTMVEPLMGWYRNDIYEENPTTWENWLSEAQRASEEEDINGYVVQSGNTNNADTSVTQTLWQNDVDIYSGPEGDIEVTIDQGENRTRAVETFEWLASMAEYAPNGSGWEWGDAISALQQENAAAAMSVGGLPILTIMGNRPDLAERLSPTAFPVPDGKEQDKWWAYMEGHVVWADGEATDGAREFVKFFNESDRFMDFLLSAPLFQFPPTREGLDSEAYTTNETVQNNSEVMDLVRENWDAFTTVLATGDDNAPNIVAADAYGQQKFGEAADQLLVGGLSPSETVDWLAEELRALQG
- the sufB gene encoding Fe-S cluster assembly protein SufB, which produces MSTRKEEHFKETDAQARFEFRKEQRAAFVADKGLTEETVRLISADKGEPEWMLQRRLRALRTFDAMPMPTGWPNQPDLSDVDVDAIVPYIRPDVEVRGGVRDWNDLPEDIKDTFDKLGIPEAEKNALSGVGAQYESEIVYQNMREEWESLGVVFMDMDRAVREHPELVEEYFMTKCVPPTDNKFAALHGAIWSGGSFVYVPEGVHLDMPIQAYFRMNSAGMGQFEHTLIVAEEGSEVHYIEGCSAPKYSAFNLHSGCVEVFVKEDAHVQYSTVQNWSKNTYNLNTKRAIVGKNGRMEWISGSMGSKATMLYPATILNGRGASDNHITIAFASRGQDIDTGAKVYHNAPETKSTIVSKSIAREGGRTNYRGLVRIADGAHDSSCTVECDALMFDNDSLSDTMPHIEIMEERVDVAHEATVGKIGDEDVFYLQSRGLGDDDAKQLIVSGFIEPITRELPIEYAVELNRLVELEMEGSLG
- a CDS encoding SDR family oxidoreductase, producing the protein MHDLSTRTVLVTGASSGIGEATAHAFAREGASVALAARRAGRLEEIAADLAAYDVETLVVPTDVRDESQVATMIDRTVDAFGTLDVLVNNAGLGRGSDVESLSTDQYRQMMDTNVDGCFFATRAALPHLRDADGTLVFVGSFAGQYPRGFNPVYAASKWWLRGFAHSVAAQVGELGVGVTVVNPSEVRTEFGSEDGDPFEERFDAGEVTEPEEVADAILFAARQDGSTVQELDIYRRDKFSEI
- a CDS encoding HVO_2922 family protein, with product MSKARFELYVDRAGDHRWRLVHDNGNVLADCGEGYASRQKARQGLESVKQNAPDAEVTVLDDG
- a CDS encoding carbohydrate ABC transporter permease, which codes for MMALGEGAAGSYVPQRVQARVKRVSLVVVAVLVAIFVTIPVYVMVAVAVQAPQTVFAGGDVNLLVDSVTFRNFAVLFEETATVQYFTNSLIVTVSSTILSTSLAVAAGYGLTRFDFRGKTMAARAVLFSYMFSPIVLAIPLYVIFFTLGMLNSYFALTLALTGISAPFTIWLMWQYFQTVPISLEESAWVRGASRTRTLWDVVLPVARPGYVSAAIFSFAVAWNDYTMARVVMSQDEMYTITVGASLFLDRVSIGWGETMAVSLLICIPPFLIALFLQNYLLQGFNVGGLE
- a CDS encoding ABC transporter ATP-binding protein, with protein sequence MARPIHFDTVRKEYNTAGTVHVAVNDLTLSIPEGSFTTLVGPSGCGKTTTLRMIAGLETPSSGRIAFGDEDVTDQSPQERNCAMVFQSIALYPHMTVRENIGYGLKIQGVPKAERDELIDEAAATLQITEQLEKMPAELSGGQQQRVALGSAFVQDPDVLLLDEPMSDLDAKLKAELRVEVQRLHQELDATVVYVTHDQTEAMTMSDQVILLNEGRLEQFAPPGELFDRPVSAYVAEFIGTPSTNLLAATVEASTDEYVLSAPAFDVVVRAEQFANRVGERVTVGIRPQYLSADGGTYDLDVTAEVIEQLGTEFVVHGYTNDGTAVDAVSATFGDVTNGDELNLSFEASDLFVFDANGQTICHGPDLVQENLSQPS